TCGATCTCGTGCAGACCCGCCTCTCCGCTGGTCCGTAATCCCACAAGGCCCTGCTGGTTGACAATGCGCGGCCCCGTTCTCTGCTCTGTGCAGGTGGCTATCCAATCTCCCGGTCTTCCCTTTCCTCTGCTCCGCTAGTCCGCTGCTTGTCCTTGTTCTGCTCTGCGCCTCTACTGGTTGCTTGACTGATTGAGAGCATGCACTTGGCTCTGCCATCTtccttctcctctcctctcctctgctctgctctgctgcttGTGCATGCATGCTGCTTTTACCTTGCGCACTACTCATGAATGTGCTACTAAATCCGCTGTCATAGTATGTTTAGGATATGTCTATGGCGTCGCGGCGCCTTATGCGCCTAAGCAttgtgagggggggggggggtcgccaCACGTTGCCTTAACGCCTTAAGAACCATGGTAGTTCACCTGATTCCTTGTGCTGTATTACCATTTTAAAAAATGTAGCTCCTTTCCTGTCTACACATAAAAGTGCAGTCAGTCTGTACATGAATTTTGTGCCAATAGATTGCAAATTTTCCACGTTTATGGCTATTTACTTATTTTCTTCTTTACAATATAACTCACGCCTTTTTCTCAGAAAATAATTTTGCATATTTGATCCATCTAGTTTATCACTAATTCAGTAATTCTTCCATTGTTAAAAGGTTTAGATTCAATTGTATGGAATGAAGCTATGTGTGTCGTTATTATTAATTTATCAATACTTCTCTTCTTGACAGGAAAGAAGATTTGCAGTTCTGATATCAACTATGATGTCTAGCCAAACTAAAGATGAAGTTACACATGGTATGCCTTTAAATTCTTTGTGCTCAGGAAATCTTCTTTTTTCAATTTCACTGCTGTTTCTGTACTAAATACTTGTCTTTTAGAAACATGCTGATTGCATTTTGGTGTCAATTCTTGTCAGCTGCTGTGGAACGTCTCTCTGAAAATGGTTTACTTGATCCTGATGCTATAGTCAGGATTGATGAGGCTACGCTTGCAAATCTTATCAAACCTGTAAGTTGCAAGGCGTGTTCACTATATTAGGGTGAATACTATGTGCACATTGTTCACAAGTAGGAATAAATGATTACTGTACTGGATGTACCCAAAACATGAATGAACTAAGCAGCATGGGAATAGAAATTCATGCCTGCTTTTCTTATCACATAAGAGGCTTTGCAAGCACACCAGACTTATTGCTTTAGGCTCATGACACTTAGAAGCAAGAGCTTACAAGAAACTTCTCAGATTGATGTACCACACCATACTGTTCATGATCTTATCAGGTTGGATTCTATCAGAGAAAGGCTCAATTCATAAAAGAAGCTTCTAAAATTTGCCTCGAACGTTTTGGAGGTGATATTCCAGATTCTCTGAACGAGCTGCTTGCTCTGAGAGGAGTTGGCCCTAAAATGGCTCATTTGGTAAAAATCTTCTTTTTTGTATCCTTCCTGGTTGAAATATGAACCTAAACATCTTCAAAGATATTCTTCTTTATCTGAACAGGTGATGAGCATTGCTTGGAAGAATACTCAAGGAATCTGTGTTGACACTCATGTGCATCGCATTTCTAACCGTCTTGGATGGGTTTTCCGGGAAGGAACAAAACAGGTAGTTTGAGTTAATTTGTGTTTTCTTATCTCCTTGCAAAGAAAATTGCACTAAAACCATTACGAGGCTGGTGAATTGTCCTTACGTTCCCATATATTGTGCACAGAAAACAACAACTCCGGAACAGACAAGAATGTCTCTAGAGAAGTGGCTACCCAAGGATGAGTGGGAACCTATAAACCCATTACTGGTATTTTTCTACTGaagtatatttttgtttttttggtaCCGTAgtttcttcttttatttatttattgaaCTGTAAGAGGTTTCCCTTCTATGCTATCTGAATCCTTCATTACTTGCAGTGGTGCTAGTCTATGCTGAAAAGAACTGAAAAATGTCTTGTAGGTTGGTTTTGGGCAGACTATCTGCACTCCACTGAGGCCCAAGTGTGACATGTGTGGCATCAATAACCTTTGCCCTTCAGCTTTCAAGGAATCTTCTAGTCCAAATCCTAAGCAAAAGAAAACGAGGTCTTCATAGAGCTTGACCATGACTGAGCTGGCACTGAAGGTAGATAAATATTTTTGGATTGCCCGTTGGTGGTAGATATTATTGAGTATTCTTTTGCTTGATCTACTGTCGTGTGATCAGCCTTGGTGCCAAGTACCATTGGCAAACCATGTATCATTTTGTATATATAGCTGTAATATGCTCAAGACTTTTGTTAGACGGACGCATAGATCTTGTCAATTGCACTAACGCGACCTGTTCG
The genomic region above belongs to Panicum virgatum strain AP13 chromosome 8N, P.virgatum_v5, whole genome shotgun sequence and contains:
- the LOC120685672 gene encoding endonuclease III homolog 1, chloroplastic-like isoform X1, translating into MPLALLLSRISQPAKMPSTRSAASARLVRASRADVNPVVQEVKRESSVSFDVSKPESTTSVKRKRVKRELEVNGEPPKKQVGIVPDIEDFRYDRTKAVTSSSKATLSSVKVEGKLRVSSVIKAKAPENWEAVLGGIKNMRLSGQAPVDTKGCEKAGSLLPPKERRFAVLISTMMSSQTKDEVTHAAVERLSENGLLDPDAIVRIDEATLANLIKPVGFYQRKAQFIKEASKICLERFGGDIPDSLNELLALRGVGPKMAHLVMSIAWKNTQGICVDTHVHRISNRLGWVFREGTKQKTTTPEQTRMSLEKWLPKDEWEPINPLLVGFGQTICTPLRPKCDMCGINNLCPSAFKESSSPNPKQKKTRSS
- the LOC120685672 gene encoding endonuclease III homolog 1, chloroplastic-like isoform X2; this translates as MPLALLLSRISQPAKMPSTRSAASARLVRASRADVNPVVQEVKRESSVSFDVSKPESTTSVKRKRVKRELEVNGEPPKKQVGIVPDIEDFRYDRTKAVTSSIKVEGKLRVSSVIKAKAPENWEAVLGGIKNMRLSGQAPVDTKGCEKAGSLLPPKERRFAVLISTMMSSQTKDEVTHAAVERLSENGLLDPDAIVRIDEATLANLIKPVGFYQRKAQFIKEASKICLERFGGDIPDSLNELLALRGVGPKMAHLVMSIAWKNTQGICVDTHVHRISNRLGWVFREGTKQKTTTPEQTRMSLEKWLPKDEWEPINPLLVGFGQTICTPLRPKCDMCGINNLCPSAFKESSSPNPKQKKTRSS
- the LOC120685672 gene encoding endonuclease III homolog 1, chloroplastic-like isoform X3; amino-acid sequence: MYCLPLNGEPPKKQVGIVPDIEDFRYDRTKAVTSSSKATLSSVKVEGKLRVSSVIKAKAPENWEAVLGGIKNMRLSGQAPVDTKGCEKAGSLLPPKERRFAVLISTMMSSQTKDEVTHAAVERLSENGLLDPDAIVRIDEATLANLIKPVGFYQRKAQFIKEASKICLERFGGDIPDSLNELLALRGVGPKMAHLVMSIAWKNTQGICVDTHVHRISNRLGWVFREGTKQKTTTPEQTRMSLEKWLPKDEWEPINPLLVGFGQTICTPLRPKCDMCGINNLCPSAFKESSSPNPKQKKTRSS
- the LOC120685672 gene encoding endonuclease III homolog 1, chloroplastic-like isoform X4 codes for the protein MYCLPLNGEPPKKQVGIVPDIEDFRYDRTKAVTSSIKVEGKLRVSSVIKAKAPENWEAVLGGIKNMRLSGQAPVDTKGCEKAGSLLPPKERRFAVLISTMMSSQTKDEVTHAAVERLSENGLLDPDAIVRIDEATLANLIKPVGFYQRKAQFIKEASKICLERFGGDIPDSLNELLALRGVGPKMAHLVMSIAWKNTQGICVDTHVHRISNRLGWVFREGTKQKTTTPEQTRMSLEKWLPKDEWEPINPLLVGFGQTICTPLRPKCDMCGINNLCPSAFKESSSPNPKQKKTRSS